A window from Theropithecus gelada isolate Dixy chromosome 1, Tgel_1.0, whole genome shotgun sequence encodes these proteins:
- the UCK2 gene encoding uridine-cytidine kinase 2 isoform X2, which translates to MSSECHSSVCAKIVQLLGQNEVDYRQKQVVILSQDSFYRVLTSEQKAKALKGQFNFDHPDAFDNELILKTLKEITEGKTVQIPVYDFVSHSRKEETVTVYPADVVLFEGILAFYSQEVRDLFQMKLFVDTDADTRLSRRVLRDISERGRDLEQILSQYITFVKPAFEEFCLPTKKYADVIIPRGADNLVAINLIVQHIQDILNGGPSKRQTNGCLNGYTPSRKRQASESSSRPH; encoded by the exons atgtcttcAGAATGCCAT TCTTCCGTGTGTGCTAAGATCGTGCAGCTCCTGGGGCAGAATGAGGTGGACTATCGCCAGAAGCAGGTGGTCATCCTGAGCCAGGATAGCTTCTACCGTGTTCTCACCTCGGAACAGAAGGCCAAAGCCCTGAAGGGCCAGTTCAACTTTGACCACCCGG ATGCCTTTGACAATGAACTCATTCTCAAAACACTCAAAGAAATCACTGAAGGGAAAACAGTCCAGATCCCCGTGTATGACTTCGTCTCCCATTCCCG GAAGGAGGAGACAGTTACTGTCTATCCCGCAGACGTGGTGCTCTTTGAAGGGATCCTGGCCTTCTACTCCCAGGAGGTACGAGACCTGTTCCAGATGAAGCTTTTTGTGGATACAGATGCGGACACCCGGCTCTCCCGCAGAG TATTAAGGGACATCAGCGAGAGAGGCAGGGATCTTGAACAGATTTTATCTCAGTACATTACATTCGTCAAGCCTGCCTTTGAGGAATTCTGCTTGCCA ACAAAGAAGTATGCTGATGTGATCATCCCTAGAGGTGCAGACAATCTAG TGGCCATCAACCTCATCGTGCAGCACATCCAGGACATCCTGAATGGAGGGCCCTCCAAACGGCAGACCAATGGCTGTCTCAACGGCTACACCCCTTCACGCAAGAGGCAGGCATCGGAGTCCAGCAGCAGGCCGCATTGA